One window of Sulfurospirillum sp. 1612 genomic DNA carries:
- a CDS encoding glycosyl transferase: MSDFFQNGVITTLQNHGDRSLEDIENELMSFAKRHNMVLLLPALYSEFETPAMKKIIEELKHVKYLHKIILGLDRANESQFEEVKQIMSVLPCEVDILWNDGPRIKKLYAELTDAGFPGLNTPGKGRNVWTMLGYGLTLSDTYAFALHDCDIVNYNREIPARLFFPIMHPALDFEFNKGYYSRVSSKLHGRATRLFYTPFIHSLRKIYGSSEYLDYMNSFRYALSGEFSFIRTLGRGIAISPTWGLEVSTLSEVYNNTSNRRICQTEIIENYEHKHQNLGSSDEGSGIYKMAVDIAITIFRVMAQQGVVFSSAAFKTLQTTYFQESRFEISKYNALSKLSAIEFNREKEIAAVNLFEEAIKEAAEKFYENPMGTPLLSPWITVRSVLPDFSDKFAAFVKEDNQ; this comes from the coding sequence ATGTCAGATTTTTTTCAAAATGGAGTCATCACAACCCTTCAAAACCACGGGGATCGATCTTTGGAAGATATTGAAAATGAATTGATGTCGTTTGCAAAAAGACACAATATGGTGTTGCTTTTACCTGCTTTGTATTCTGAATTTGAAACACCGGCGATGAAGAAAATCATCGAAGAGTTAAAACATGTGAAATACCTCCATAAAATCATTTTAGGATTAGATCGTGCCAATGAGAGTCAGTTTGAAGAGGTCAAGCAGATTATGTCCGTCTTGCCTTGTGAGGTGGATATCCTCTGGAATGATGGCCCTCGTATCAAAAAGCTTTATGCTGAATTGACCGATGCAGGCTTTCCTGGGCTCAATACTCCCGGAAAAGGTCGCAATGTTTGGACGATGTTAGGCTATGGTTTGACCTTGAGTGATACCTATGCCTTTGCGCTTCATGATTGTGATATTGTCAATTACAACCGTGAAATACCTGCGCGTCTTTTCTTTCCTATCATGCATCCGGCTTTGGATTTTGAATTTAACAAAGGCTACTATTCCCGCGTGAGCAGCAAACTTCACGGACGTGCGACACGGCTTTTTTATACCCCTTTTATCCATTCCCTGCGCAAGATTTATGGCAGTAGCGAGTATTTAGATTATATGAACAGTTTCCGCTATGCCTTATCGGGAGAATTTTCTTTTATTCGCACGCTTGGACGTGGTATTGCGATTTCGCCGACTTGGGGATTGGAGGTTTCTACATTGAGTGAAGTTTATAATAACACCTCAAATCGTCGTATCTGTCAAACAGAAATTATCGAAAATTATGAGCATAAACATCAAAATTTGGGTTCCAGTGATGAAGGAAGTGGCATCTATAAAATGGCCGTCGATATTGCTATTACAATTTTTCGCGTGATGGCACAGCAAGGGGTTGTTTTTTCATCAGCGGCATTTAAAACCTTGCAAACCACCTACTTTCAAGAATCACGCTTTGAGATTTCAAAATACAATGCCCTCTCCAAACTCAGTGCCATTGAATTTAATCGAGAGAAAGAGATTGCTGCTGTGAATCTTTTCGAAGAAGCGATCAAAGAAGCGGCTGAAAAGTTTTATGAAAATCCTATGGGTACACCCCTACTCTCTCCATGGATTACGGTGCGGTCGGTATTGCCAGATTTTTCTGATAAATTTGCAGCATTTGTAAAGGAAGATAACCAATGA
- a CDS encoding HAD-IIB family hydrolase yields the protein MKTNKETYNTIIFTDLDGTLLDHDTYSFAPAKEMLNFVRTHNIPLIIVSSKTKNEILELQKSLKIFNTFVFENGAGIYICDQGVTKTLALGFDIHMIRKSFAKYKKKIAMQGFSDMSLEEIVTLTGLNPKKAQAARERLFTEPFVLEDEDQLETLQQMAHTDGLNVVAGGRFYHLITEGQDKAKAIEVVKDFYEQKYQQNFTTIALGDSPNDLSMLQSVDNPILIPHPDGSYMSGAIKNLTKAKFPGPSGWNQALRAHFDVL from the coding sequence ATGAAAACAAACAAAGAGACCTATAATACGATAATTTTTACTGATTTAGATGGCACACTTTTAGATCATGATACCTACAGTTTTGCGCCTGCAAAAGAGATGTTAAATTTTGTGAGAACGCACAATATTCCTTTGATTATTGTGAGCAGTAAAACAAAAAATGAGATTTTAGAACTTCAAAAATCACTCAAAATTTTCAATACCTTTGTCTTTGAAAATGGAGCGGGTATCTATATCTGTGATCAAGGCGTGACAAAAACATTAGCATTAGGCTTTGATATTCACATGATACGTAAATCTTTTGCGAAATACAAAAAAAAGATAGCCATGCAGGGATTTTCAGATATGAGTCTTGAAGAGATTGTGACATTGACAGGATTAAATCCTAAAAAAGCACAAGCCGCAAGAGAGCGACTGTTTACCGAACCTTTTGTATTGGAAGATGAAGACCAACTTGAGACGTTACAGCAAATGGCACATACGGATGGATTGAATGTGGTAGCAGGAGGGAGATTTTATCACCTCATCACCGAAGGACAGGACAAAGCCAAAGCCATTGAAGTGGTGAAAGACTTTTATGAACAAAAGTATCAGCAAAATTTCACGACTATCGCACTCGGAGATAGTCCTAATGATTTGAGCATGCTCCAAAGTGTGGATAATCCTATCTTGATACCGCATCCAGATGGGAGTTATATGTCCGGTGCTATCAAAAATCTCACCAAAGCAAAATTTCCAGGACCATCGGGTTGGAATCAAGCGTTGAGGGCGCATTTTGATGTCTTATAA
- a CDS encoding DUF4392 domain-containing protein, with translation MKNSKTIDEIILQHSTRKMDLIQEAYPVLHSQVAVEHFVTLPKGVVFLYTGFYVSSFAETDGPLGTYFLARALRTLGYTPIIITDEYCDGFFKEIEVIHIPLDGHDEEHYLTMIHQHQPICHISIERCGKNANGIYANMRGDDISPFTAPVDELFELGRRFAPTFAIGDGGNEVGMGNFKTFIQESLSLVPCVVKSDFPIIASVSNWGAYGFIAHLEKLTQKELLPTFDAVDDYLRHIVSLGSIDGVTKKNEKTVDGKAWTLEQNILEELKKAARFSDL, from the coding sequence ATGAAAAACTCTAAAACGATAGATGAAATCATCTTACAACACTCAACAAGAAAAATGGATTTGATACAAGAAGCCTATCCGGTTTTACACTCACAAGTAGCCGTCGAGCACTTTGTGACCCTTCCCAAAGGTGTCGTATTTTTGTATACCGGATTTTATGTATCCTCCTTCGCAGAGACCGATGGTCCGCTTGGCACCTATTTCTTGGCACGAGCACTGCGTACACTAGGCTATACGCCCATCATCATCACAGACGAATACTGCGATGGATTTTTTAAAGAAATAGAGGTCATTCACATACCTTTAGACGGTCATGATGAAGAACACTATCTCACGATGATCCATCAGCACCAGCCTATTTGCCATATTTCTATTGAACGTTGTGGAAAAAATGCCAATGGTATCTATGCTAATATGCGTGGAGATGATATCAGTCCCTTTACGGCACCGGTGGATGAACTCTTTGAGCTGGGACGCCGTTTTGCACCGACGTTTGCCATAGGAGATGGGGGCAATGAAGTCGGCATGGGAAATTTTAAAACCTTTATCCAAGAATCCCTCTCCTTGGTCCCTTGCGTTGTAAAGTCAGATTTTCCCATCATTGCATCAGTTTCTAACTGGGGTGCGTATGGTTTCATCGCCCATCTTGAAAAACTGACGCAAAAAGAGTTATTACCCACATTTGATGCGGTGGATGATTATCTTAGACATATTGTTTCTTTGGGTTCTATCGATGGCGTCACTAAAAAAAATGAAAAAACCGTCGATGGTAAAGCGTGGACTTTAGAACAAAACATCTTAGAAGAGCTAAAAAAAGCCGCACGATTTTCTGATTTGTAG
- a CDS encoding sugar phosphorylase has protein sequence MMHISNPEHSINKRIHQLYPPETAERALDAIIDLIFKYKERIISTPYRLNEKDVILITYGDQISRPHEPSLSVLKEFVDKHLDGIINSIHILPFYQSSSDDGFSVVNYSAVDPNMGSWREIYAISSKYRLMVDGVINHVSQFSDWFKAFMSGDSYFKDFFIELDPAVDLTQVVRPRTSPLLSEYTDNEGKIHNIWTTFSKDQVDLNYKNYRVLRSVLDALFYYIEKGAVLIRLDAIAFIWKEIGTPCVHLPQTHELVQLIREVLHEVAPEVIIITETNVPHKENISYFGSKDDEAQMVYNFALPPLVMHAILTSNTKTLTSWAQTLSLPSDKVCFFNFTASHDGIGLRPVKGILSDEAIDFLVQSVQENGGLVSYRQESDGTQSPYELNCSYIDALTPLDAPDSVRIKRMLLSQGTALVMPGVPGIYFHSLVGSRNYLDGVKHSGKNRSINREKYHCDWLEDELLKVGGLGKTILDSYKRLISIRTHEAAFNPFGAFTFYDLDERLFVVRLMSLDQTEMVLAIHNFADETVTCLLPDDMGYELHDLLSPFVVDSSRNVTLAPYQMMWLKQSLPN, from the coding sequence ATGATGCATATTTCAAATCCTGAGCACAGTATCAACAAACGTATTCACCAACTCTATCCCCCTGAGACGGCTGAGAGAGCCTTGGATGCCATTATTGATTTGATTTTTAAGTACAAAGAGCGCATCATCTCAACCCCGTACCGTCTCAATGAAAAAGATGTCATTTTAATCACCTATGGTGATCAAATCAGCCGACCTCATGAACCCTCTTTGAGTGTGTTGAAAGAGTTTGTGGATAAACATTTAGATGGCATTATCAACTCGATTCATATCTTACCCTTTTACCAATCCTCTTCTGATGATGGGTTTTCTGTTGTTAATTACAGTGCGGTCGATCCCAATATGGGCTCATGGCGGGAGATTTATGCTATTAGTTCAAAGTATCGTTTAATGGTCGATGGCGTGATTAATCATGTCTCCCAATTTTCAGATTGGTTCAAAGCCTTCATGAGCGGGGATAGCTATTTCAAAGATTTTTTTATTGAACTAGACCCTGCGGTAGATTTAACTCAAGTCGTACGCCCTCGTACTAGCCCGCTTTTGAGTGAATATACGGATAATGAAGGTAAAATTCATAATATTTGGACGACCTTTAGTAAAGACCAAGTGGATTTAAATTACAAAAATTATCGTGTGCTTCGAAGTGTTTTGGATGCGCTTTTTTATTACATCGAAAAAGGTGCCGTGCTCATCCGTCTGGATGCGATTGCGTTTATTTGGAAAGAGATTGGCACGCCTTGTGTGCATCTGCCACAAACACACGAATTAGTGCAACTCATCAGGGAAGTTTTACATGAGGTGGCTCCTGAGGTGATTATCATCACCGAAACCAATGTCCCACACAAAGAGAATATCTCTTACTTTGGCTCAAAGGATGATGAAGCCCAGATGGTTTATAATTTTGCTTTGCCTCCTTTGGTGATGCATGCTATCTTGACATCAAACACCAAAACATTGACATCATGGGCGCAAACATTAAGCCTGCCTAGCGATAAAGTTTGTTTTTTTAATTTTACAGCCAGTCATGATGGCATTGGCCTGCGTCCGGTTAAAGGAATATTGAGTGATGAAGCGATTGATTTTCTTGTTCAAAGCGTACAAGAAAATGGCGGTTTGGTCTCTTATCGCCAAGAGAGTGATGGAACCCAGAGTCCTTATGAGCTCAATTGCAGCTATATTGATGCGCTTACCCCTTTGGATGCCCCTGATAGTGTGCGGATTAAAAGAATGTTGCTCTCTCAAGGTACCGCACTGGTGATGCCGGGGGTTCCGGGGATCTATTTTCACTCCCTAGTAGGGTCTCGAAATTATTTAGATGGTGTCAAACACAGTGGTAAAAATCGCTCCATTAATCGAGAAAAATACCATTGTGATTGGCTTGAAGATGAACTTTTAAAAGTCGGAGGTTTGGGTAAAACCATACTCGATAGCTACAAACGTTTAATCTCAATCCGCACTCATGAAGCGGCATTTAATCCTTTTGGCGCCTTTACTTTTTATGACCTTGATGAGAGGTTGTTTGTGGTGCGTCTGATGAGTTTGGACCAAACGGAGATGGTTTTGGCGATTCATAATTTTGCTGATGAGACCGTGACGTGTTTACTTCCTGATGATATGGGGTATGAATTACATGACTTGCTATCGCCTTTTGTTGTAGATAGTAGTAGAAACGTGACGTTAGCCCCTTATCAAATGATGTGGTTAAAGCAGAGTTTGCCCAATTAA
- a CDS encoding putative hydro-lyase: protein MEAKEFRKQIASGEFAKPTAGYCEGYVQANMFVIPKEYADDFEKFAKANSKAMPVLEIIKDSYQSKILAPGANLLNELPLYNIVENGVVTQTLTNIEEFYTQDLVFFLIGCSFTFETSLVKNNIPLRHVDMGVNVPMYSTNIKLKPVGIFHGDMVVSMRPIKKERVADACVVTSHYPNMHGTPIQVGYPEMIGIRDIHHPDYGDAVRIEADEIPLFWPCGVTPQNVLKDVKLPFAITHAPGHMFVSDKKDSDYYV, encoded by the coding sequence ATGGAAGCAAAAGAATTTAGAAAACAGATTGCTAGTGGTGAATTTGCCAAACCGACTGCGGGATATTGCGAGGGATACGTACAAGCTAATATGTTTGTAATCCCAAAAGAGTATGCCGATGATTTTGAAAAATTTGCCAAAGCTAACTCAAAAGCGATGCCAGTATTGGAAATCATCAAAGACTCTTATCAATCCAAAATTTTAGCCCCAGGGGCTAATCTTTTAAATGAATTGCCCCTTTATAATATCGTTGAAAATGGTGTGGTGACACAAACGCTCACTAATATTGAAGAATTTTATACCCAAGATTTGGTATTTTTTCTGATTGGTTGTAGTTTTACCTTTGAAACATCACTGGTAAAAAACAATATCCCATTGCGTCATGTCGATATGGGTGTCAATGTCCCGATGTACAGTACCAACATCAAACTAAAACCTGTGGGTATTTTCCATGGTGATATGGTGGTTTCCATGCGTCCGATCAAAAAAGAGCGCGTAGCAGATGCGTGTGTGGTCACCAGCCACTATCCTAATATGCATGGTACTCCCATTCAAGTGGGTTACCCTGAGATGATTGGGATTCGCGATATTCATCATCCCGATTATGGTGATGCCGTGAGGATTGAAGCAGATGAGATTCCGCTTTTTTGGCCTTGTGGCGTGACCCCTCAAAATGTGCTAAAAGATGTCAAACTTCCTTTTGCCATCACGCATGCACCTGGGCATATGTTTGTCTCTGATAAAAAAGATTCCGATTATTATGTGTAA
- a CDS encoding MarC family protein encodes MESTTLMHMFVTLVSILNPIGAIPIFLAVTVDEDKEQKKATIKKTIIAMITILLIGAFGGTYMLSFFAIDIDSFRIAGGILLLLMSIHMLQAKVSSVKTSAAERNEALGKEDVAVVPLAIPLLAGPGAISTVILFSTSTHHIVEKLSLGLIVIFVCLLIWPVLLLSEPLGKRLGHSGLNIVTRIMGLILASIAVRFILEGLKHFFAQ; translated from the coding sequence ATGGAATCTACCACTTTGATGCACATGTTTGTCACACTTGTCTCCATACTCAACCCAATAGGAGCGATTCCAATCTTTCTGGCTGTGACGGTGGATGAAGATAAAGAACAAAAAAAAGCCACCATAAAAAAGACTATTATTGCGATGATTACCATCCTCTTAATCGGCGCTTTTGGTGGTACTTATATGTTGAGCTTTTTTGCTATTGATATTGATTCTTTTAGAATTGCTGGGGGGATATTGCTGCTTTTGATGTCCATTCACATGTTGCAGGCTAAAGTTTCTAGTGTCAAAACCAGTGCGGCTGAACGCAATGAAGCGCTGGGCAAGGAGGATGTCGCGGTGGTTCCTCTTGCCATTCCGTTGCTTGCTGGACCGGGTGCAATTAGTACGGTGATTTTGTTTTCGACATCGACGCATCATATCGTGGAAAAATTATCTTTAGGATTGATTGTGATTTTTGTCTGCTTGTTAATCTGGCCGGTTTTATTACTCTCTGAACCACTGGGTAAGCGATTGGGACATTCGGGTTTGAATATTGTGACTCGAATCATGGGATTGATTCTCGCCTCAATTGCGGTACGCTTTATCTTAGAAGGCCTCAAGCATTTCTTTGCCCAATGA
- a CDS encoding lipid-binding SYLF domain-containing protein has product MRKLLVLLLLSCAFFASILNANMEQERRVLTASKILQEALFAPKTGITKALLHNAKAIAVFPNTVKGAFLIGGRVGDGVMSVKDMDGAWSEPIFVSLKGVSVGFQIGVQSTDIIMIFKTERSIDGLSTGKLTLGVDAGVVAAAKGVKAGDKTDEKLAADIKTFGKSSGLFIGVSLSGSTLTVNDTADFNYYDTIIYVNDILTHDKIKNKPESEEFKRVLRSL; this is encoded by the coding sequence ATGAGAAAATTATTAGTGTTGCTTTTACTGTCATGTGCATTTTTTGCTAGTATTTTGAATGCAAATATGGAACAAGAAAGGCGCGTATTAACGGCCTCAAAGATTTTACAAGAAGCTCTATTTGCACCAAAAACAGGAATCACCAAAGCATTATTACATAATGCAAAAGCAATTGCTGTCTTTCCCAACACAGTCAAAGGTGCCTTTTTAATAGGGGGCAGAGTAGGCGATGGTGTCATGAGTGTCAAAGACATGGATGGCGCTTGGAGTGAGCCTATTTTTGTGAGCCTCAAAGGAGTAAGTGTCGGATTTCAAATCGGTGTGCAATCCACAGATATTATCATGATATTCAAAACCGAACGCAGTATTGATGGCCTCTCTACTGGTAAATTAACCCTAGGTGTTGATGCCGGAGTTGTCGCGGCCGCAAAAGGTGTCAAAGCTGGTGATAAAACCGATGAAAAACTAGCAGCAGACATCAAAACTTTTGGTAAGAGTAGCGGTTTGTTTATCGGTGTATCTTTGAGCGGTTCAACCCTCACAGTCAATGACACAGCAGATTTTAACTACTATGATACCATCATCTATGTCAATGATATTTTAACTCATGATAAAATAAAAAACAAACCAGAATCAGAAGAATTCAAAAGAGTCCTTCGTAGTTTATAG
- a CDS encoding mechanosensitive ion channel family protein: protein MMASFIRHCFIFLFVCIALYGADTNDTLINANPHIYKNLLKTLPKEDSTSDEIALQKALIYKLMGIDLNATEKIPAIKMPKDTHAYGLLFDTYMKHALRKNTLSNRIIQIKEKLKILKNDIGKIKNTSPSLLTLQLQDAFYSKSMLQYQKQISAIVSKMKAIENSLDTSVKNLDFDIDNLSVKIETSSHDSDKFKNEIDRQEIEKERFELINKTSFRIKKINETIEQEKKHYNASVLKTVVYLFLQFSNELKHKDKKVFDTADKITAQISKLEFSESLKVDVIPLMSAMEKHYLGTIKVITGSTMQEFKSLVSSFWRVMRDPMFKINGTPISIFKMVVAVFIFIIGFIIGRFYRANIKNIMPKSISINDSTQMIFSNIGYYIILIISFFVALNVLGINLSSIALVAGALSVGIGFGLQNIVSNFISGIIIMFERSIKVGDYIELSDSLKGHVSGIHMRATTINTNSNIDVIVPNQNFVQNNVINWTMNDNIRCFQVPFGVAYGTKPEKVIAVVKEAVEKCQFKDLINTKDRGINIIMTNMNNSSVDYELFVWIKGREILSPKSTISRFLIVIYNALYENNIEIPFPQQDLHIRSIDKDVKFPFVLEQ from the coding sequence ATGATGGCGAGTTTTATAAGACACTGTTTCATCTTTTTATTTGTGTGCATCGCCTTGTATGGTGCTGATACCAATGACACACTCATCAATGCAAATCCACACATCTACAAAAATTTACTCAAAACCCTTCCAAAAGAAGACTCTACCAGTGATGAAATCGCTTTACAAAAAGCGCTCATATACAAGCTTATGGGCATTGACCTCAATGCAACTGAGAAGATACCTGCGATAAAGATGCCAAAGGATACCCACGCTTATGGGCTTTTATTTGATACTTATATGAAGCATGCCTTGAGGAAAAACACACTGAGCAACAGAATCATACAAATCAAAGAGAAACTTAAAATCTTGAAAAACGATATTGGAAAGATTAAAAATACAAGTCCTTCGTTATTGACATTACAACTGCAAGATGCTTTTTATAGTAAAAGTATGTTGCAATATCAAAAACAAATTAGCGCCATAGTCAGTAAAATGAAAGCAATCGAAAATAGCTTGGATACGTCAGTGAAAAATCTTGATTTTGATATAGACAATCTCTCTGTGAAAATCGAAACTTCTTCTCATGATAGTGATAAATTTAAAAATGAAATCGATAGGCAAGAGATTGAAAAAGAGAGATTTGAGCTGATTAATAAGACGAGTTTTAGAATTAAAAAAATCAATGAGACCATTGAACAAGAAAAAAAACATTACAATGCGTCGGTCTTGAAAACGGTCGTCTATCTCTTTTTACAATTTTCAAATGAACTCAAACATAAAGATAAAAAAGTTTTTGATACCGCAGATAAAATCACGGCACAAATATCAAAATTAGAATTCTCAGAATCGCTCAAAGTTGATGTCATTCCTTTGATGAGTGCCATGGAAAAACACTATCTTGGCACTATCAAAGTGATTACTGGCTCCACGATGCAAGAGTTCAAAAGCCTGGTCTCCTCATTTTGGCGAGTGATGAGGGACCCTATGTTTAAAATCAACGGTACACCGATAAGCATTTTCAAAATGGTCGTGGCGGTTTTCATTTTTATTATTGGATTTATTATTGGGAGGTTTTATCGGGCCAATATCAAAAATATTATGCCAAAGAGTATCTCAATCAATGACTCCACTCAAATGATTTTCTCTAATATCGGGTATTATATCATCCTCATTATCTCATTTTTTGTGGCTCTTAATGTCTTAGGTATCAATCTCTCTTCTATCGCATTAGTAGCAGGAGCGCTGTCTGTGGGTATTGGTTTTGGCTTACAAAATATCGTATCGAATTTTATCTCCGGTATCATTATCATGTTTGAGCGTAGCATCAAAGTGGGGGATTATATCGAACTCTCCGATAGTCTCAAAGGCCATGTTAGCGGTATTCACATGCGCGCGACCACAATCAATACAAACTCTAATATTGATGTCATCGTACCCAACCAAAATTTTGTACAAAACAATGTGATTAACTGGACGATGAATGATAATATTCGCTGTTTTCAAGTCCCCTTTGGCGTGGCCTATGGTACCAAGCCTGAGAAGGTCATCGCAGTCGTAAAAGAGGCGGTAGAAAAATGCCAATTTAAAGATCTCATCAATACCAAAGATAGAGGCATTAATATTATCATGACAAACATGAACAACAGTAGCGTGGATTATGAACTGTTTGTCTGGATTAAAGGGCGTGAAATTTTAAGTCCAAAAAGTACCATCTCACGCTTTTTGATTGTGATTTACAACGCCCTTTATGAAAATAACATCGAAATCCCCTTCCCACAACAAGACCTTCACATCCGAAGCATCGACAAAGATGTGAAATTTCCTTTTGTTTTAGAACAATGA
- a CDS encoding desulfoferrodoxin family protein codes for MERRSVLKAAAVLALATTYSSAYDNSKIVNTMKMKIKDPAHPTDFELKHTPQITLSALDEKGYITVDVTVGEKGIIHPSTEDHWIYKLELYADGKKVGSLDLEPVTSRGYLGAKVLYKGLKELRAVSYCNLHGTWENTHKV; via the coding sequence ATGGAAAGAAGATCTGTTTTAAAAGCTGCCGCTGTTTTAGCTCTTGCGACAACCTATTCATCTGCTTATGATAATAGCAAAATCGTCAATACGATGAAAATGAAGATAAAAGACCCCGCACATCCAACCGACTTTGAACTCAAACACACCCCTCAAATCACGCTCTCAGCGCTAGATGAAAAGGGATATATCACCGTTGATGTTACTGTTGGTGAAAAAGGAATCATTCATCCAAGTACTGAAGATCACTGGATTTATAAACTTGAACTCTATGCCGATGGCAAAAAAGTAGGTTCTCTTGATCTTGAACCGGTAACCTCACGAGGGTATCTCGGTGCCAAAGTCCTCTATAAAGGCCTCAAAGAACTTCGTGCTGTGAGTTACTGTAACCTGCACGGTACGTGGGAAAATACACATAAAGTATAA
- a CDS encoding glycerate kinase type-2 family protein, producing MSYKVLLKSLFESVLQEVRPQKLISQACFIKDERFYIHDACYDLRHYRKIHLLGSGKAVLPMMHAMQALLGTRLHQCVMVGAYHDQIPTQTCRYIQSSHPVPTEKSLEAARCFKSLFENFHEEDLFIYLLSGGSSAMLELPEAGISLEALQQATTLMLEGGLAIEEINSVRKHLSAIKGGKLGASTKATGIVLVLSDVVGDDLHAIGSAPLYCDTTTFADAIASLKSHNIFNQMPECITQYLTQGMQGRHHETPKNKPQHIAHYIIGSNDVVLQKTKALLIQHQIPTTILKDKIEGDAKVVAKHLYQFAQEHVGTFHAYLFGGEPTVIVKKGGKGGRNQHLCLHFLQLLDTHSQVTFLSAATDGIDGNSDAAGAVIDTNSSNIAAEKEIDIQSYLSHFDSHTYFTKTGEAIVTGATHNNLLDIMILLIEPN from the coding sequence ATGTCTTATAAAGTGTTATTGAAATCACTTTTTGAGTCGGTGCTTCAAGAGGTGAGACCACAAAAACTGATTTCACAAGCGTGTTTTATAAAAGATGAGCGATTTTATATTCATGATGCTTGCTATGATTTGAGACACTATCGCAAGATTCATCTGCTAGGTTCCGGCAAGGCGGTATTGCCTATGATGCATGCGATGCAAGCACTTTTAGGAACGCGCCTTCACCAATGCGTTATGGTTGGGGCTTATCATGATCAAATACCAACACAAACATGCCGTTATATTCAGAGTTCGCACCCTGTGCCTACAGAAAAAAGTCTTGAAGCGGCACGCTGTTTTAAATCCCTTTTTGAAAATTTTCATGAAGAAGATTTGTTTATCTATCTCCTCTCAGGCGGTAGTTCTGCGATGTTGGAATTGCCAGAAGCAGGTATCAGTCTAGAAGCACTTCAGCAAGCAACGACTTTGATGCTAGAAGGGGGTTTGGCGATTGAAGAAATCAATAGCGTACGCAAACACCTCTCCGCCATCAAAGGGGGAAAATTGGGCGCTTCTACAAAAGCGACGGGTATTGTTTTGGTGCTCTCTGATGTGGTAGGCGATGATCTTCATGCCATTGGTTCTGCCCCGCTTTATTGTGACACGACAACATTTGCCGATGCCATCGCCTCTTTGAAATCTCACAATATTTTCAATCAGATGCCAGAGTGTATCACACAGTATCTCACTCAGGGGATGCAAGGGCGCCATCATGAGACACCCAAAAACAAACCTCAACATATCGCACATTATATCATCGGGTCCAATGATGTGGTCTTGCAAAAAACAAAAGCATTATTGATACAACACCAGATTCCTACTACTATTTTAAAAGATAAAATTGAAGGCGATGCTAAGGTAGTCGCGAAACATTTATATCAATTTGCCCAAGAGCATGTGGGGACATTTCATGCCTACCTCTTTGGAGGTGAGCCTACTGTCATTGTCAAAAAAGGGGGCAAAGGAGGTCGCAATCAACACCTGTGTTTGCATTTCTTGCAGCTTCTTGATACCCACTCTCAGGTGACATTCCTCAGTGCGGCAACCGATGGTATTGATGGTAATTCTGATGCTGCAGGTGCGGTGATTGATACTAATAGTAGCAACATAGCAGCCGAAAAAGAGATAGATATCCAGAGTTATTTGTCACACTTTGATTCGCATACGTATTTTACCAAAACCGGTGAGGCGATTGTGACAGGAGCGACGCACAATAATTTATTGGATATCATGATACTATTAATCGAACCAAATTAA